Genomic window (Bacteroidota bacterium):
CAAACCTTCAGTGCAGCTTCAACCAGTGAAGTAAAAACCTCTGAGGCAGAAACACCCAACTGATACTCATGGGTTTCGGGGAGCAGATATCCTTCGAAAGTAGGAGCCGGAATTCCGTAGCGTTTCAGAAGGTCCCTGTCAGAAAACAGTTGCATGAATTCAAGGGAATCAATGCCCAGGCGTTTTTTCAGCAATCCGGCCATCCGTCGGGCAGTCAGACCCTCCGGAATGGTGACCTGACGGGTGATTACTTCTCCTTCAGCAAACCGGTTTAACAGATCCAGCACCGTCAGGTTGTCTGGAATGGTGTAAAAACCGGCCCTGATATCTTCGGTTCGGCCGGTCAGCCGGGCAGCAATGACAAATGCCTGGGCGTGACGAATGTATCCCTGGCGGTACAGGTCACGGGCGACCTGCCGCAAGGTCATCCCCTTTTCTATCCTGAAATACGCTTCTTCCGGCGTGGATTTTCCGGTCATGTTTACCGGACCGGTAAGCAAGAAGAAACCGGTGATTCCCAGAACAAGACCTGCTCCCGCTACCCACAACAAGGGTCGGATCATGAACGGTCTTCCTTTGCTTTTTCGACGTGCTCACGTTCGAGGCGTCTGGTTTCATCAATGATCCGTTCAAACAGCCGCCGGATGGCATCTTCAGGCAAGGGTCCCGGATTGTGACCGGTTACATTCTTCATTACCTCGGTTTCGCGCTGCGGATTGTAAACAGGCAGCTTCAGGCGTTTTTTCACTTCGCCAATCTGGTTGGCTAACTGCGCCCGTTCGTTCAGAATCCTGACCAGTTGCCGGTCCAATTCGTCAATCTGCTGACGCAGAGCATCCATTTCATCAGAACTCATTGGCAACACCGGCTAAGGGAGCAAACCAGTTCAATCCGCGCTGAGCTGCTTTTTCTGCCGTAGTCTCAGCACCCAGTTCTTTAATCAGGGCACTTCCAATCACGGCGCCTTTGGCCTCACTCAGCACGGCTCTGACATCCTGTGCCGACCGGATTCCGAATCCGACCACAAATGGTTTTGGGTGGTGTTGCCGTACCTGATTCAGAGTCGTCTTCATGAACCCGGCATCGAGTACCTGATTACCGGTCACTCCGTTCATACTCACGCAATAGGAAAACAAATGACTGGCCTCCGATATTTTTGAAATCCGTTCGGGGCGTGTGGTGGGAGCCACCAGAAAAATCATGGCCAATCCGAATTCATCGGCCAGTTTAAGAAACGGTTCTGCCTCATCCTGGGGAATATCTGGAATAATCAGTCCCTGAACGTTGGCAGCCGCCGCTTTTTCGAAAAACAATCGTGTTCCCATCCGCAGAATCGGATTCACATATCCCATCAGGACCACGGCGATTTTAGTGTTTTCATACGTCCATCGGGCCAGTTCCAGCACACGATCCAGGTTCACGCCATTGGCCAGTGCAACCATGGAACTTTGCTGAATCGTGGGTCCATCGGCCAGCGGATCGGAAAACGGAATTCCCAATTCGATGATGCGGACCCCCTGACGTTCCAGGCCGGCGATCAGTAATTCGGTTGTTCCCTTTACCGGGTAGTCTGGTGTGATGTAGGGAATGACCACTTTTTCAGCAGTCGAAAAATTAGAGGTAAGTCGTTTCATATCAGTGTATGGCCAGCGTTGGTTTGGGTGTTAATTGGTAATGAGGCGCAGCAAAGGCGGGGCCTTTCATCAGGGCCAGCAAAGCAACCATGGCTGCATTATCGGTGCTTAACAGCGGAGTTGGCAGATAAAGCCTGAGGTGGTGTTGCTTCTCTGCATCAGAAAACCGTTTCCGCAGTTCTGAATTGGCCGAGACACCTCCGGCCACCACCACTGTTTTAATTCCGGTTTCTCTGACTGCCTTCAGTGTTTTCGATACCAGCACACTGGTAATGGCTGCCTGAACCGATGCACACAGATCGGGAAGATGCTGGCGTGCCGTTTCCTGGTTGGATTTCAGATATTGAATCACAGCCGTTTTCAGTCCTGAAAAGGAGAAATCAAAATCATCACTGTTGATCATCGGCCGGGGAAAGGTGACCCAGTCGGAAGAACCGGTGACCGCCAAACGATCCACCACCGGACCACCCGGATAACCCAGACCAAGCACTTTTGCAATTTTATCAAACGCTTCACCTGCAGCATCGTCACGGGTTTGTCCCAGTAACTCATACCGGAATCCCTCCCGGGCCACCACCAGTGAGGTGTGTCCGCCAGACACAATCAATCCGATGAAGGGGAAAGGAGGTGGTTCATTTCCGGGGAACGACGCATATAAATGACTTTCAATGTGATTAACCGGAATGACCGGTATTCCCAATGAAAAGGCCAGGGATTTGGCCATGGAAACGCCGACAAGCAGCGGACCCATCAATCCGGGTCCCTCTGTTACAGCAATGGCATCGAGCTGCTGAAGGGTCACCCCGGACTCATCCAGGGCCGCACGGATCAGTTCAGGCATCAGCCTAAGATGGGCCCGGGCCGAAATTTCGGGGACCACACCACCAAACTGCCGGTGCATCCATTGTGAAGAAATGACATTGGATAGGATCCGTCCGCCATCCACCACCGCCACACTCGTTTCATCGCAGGACGATTCTACACCTAAAATGATTTTCATGAAGGGGCTAAAGATAACCCCCGGCAAAAACGCTTTCAAAAAAACACCGTCTTCCACCCGTTAATCACCTGAATTTTTGATGATATCCGGTTACTTTTGCCCTAAAAAGAGGAGATGTCCTGTGAAACTGATTCTCGCCATTGCCGGAATTCTGCTGGCTGCCCTGTTTACCGTGCTGATTCACTATGGCCTGTTTGCCGACATGACACTGACAGAGAAAACCAGTGACCCCATCTATCTCGTCTATGAAAGTCACCTTGGTGATTATTCAAAAACCCCGCAGGTCATAAACAAAGTCTTCTTTACCCTGCTCATGATCGACAGTATCAAAACCAACAGAGGTTTTGGAATCTATTTTGATAATCCCGAATTCACACCGAAAGAAAAACTCCGTTGGGTGGCTGGTTCCATTCTGGAGGAAAAAGATTCTTCCCTCATTCCGCTCATCCGCGAGAAATTCAATGTAATCCGGCTGGAAAGCGAGCCAATTGCCGAAACAACCTTTGAGTATAAGGGCCGGCTTTCAGTCATTATGGGAATTTACAAAGCCTATCCCGTGATCGGCACCTACATCAGAGAACGCGAACTGGGCAGTCTGGCCACCATGGAAATCTATGATCAGCCGGGCAAGGTCATCCGTTACCGCATTCTGAAATCGACCCGGTTTGAACAATTTTCCCCGGTCAATCCCTGGCCAACCGAATTGAAATAAATGGTTCTTTCGGTGTTGAGACCCATTCGGTACTTTCTTGTTTTTTCGGTTCCTGCACTGGCCGGATGGTCGTTCTTTCAGGCCGGAATTCTGACGCTGATTCCGGTTTTCTATGCTTTCGGATTCATTCCCCTGATTGAACTGGGCATGAAACCAGATACCACCAACCACCGCCCGGATGATGAGCCGCTGCTGACCGGCAGGAAGTTGTATACATGGGCATTGTATCTGGTGGTGCCGGTTCAGGTGGGCCTGATGATCCTTTTTCTGTACCAGATCACCCAGGCTGACTCTGCGCTTTCCTGGATCGGACACACCCTTTCCATGGGATTGCTTTGCGGAATTTTCGGAATCAATGTTGCTCACGAACTGGGGCACCGGACCCGTGTTTTCGATCAGGTAATGGCGGGGATTCTGCTGGCAACTTCGCTCTACATGCACTTCACTCTTGAGCATAACCGGGGTCACCACCGTCGGGTTGCAACACCGGCCGATCCGGCTACCGCACGAAAAAACGAAACGGTTTTCCGGTTTTGGATCCGGTCCGTAACCGGAAACTGGCTGTCTGCCTGGAATCTCGAAAAGCGCCGTCTTGAAAAATCAGGAGAACCGGTGCTGTCGGCTCAGAACCAGATGATCCGATCGCTGATGATTCAAACCGGTTTATTGGTGATGGTGGGTGCTGCGTGGGGGTGGGAAGGTTTAGTTGGGTTCTCGGTGGCCGCTTTTGTTGGGATTCTGCTGCTGGAAACGGTGAATTACATTGAACATTACGGATTGCTGAGACGTCAGCTTCCCGATGGAAACTGGGAGCGGGTCCGGCCGGTTCACTCCTGGAATTCCGACCATCTGCCCGGCCGTCTTCTGTTATTTGAGCTATCGAGACATTCCGATCATCATTATCTGGCCAGCCGGCCCTATCAGATTCTCAGACATTTCGATGAGTCGCCGCAATTGCCCACCGGCTATCCAGGCATGATGCTTCTCAGTCTGGTGCCACCGCTGTGGTTCCGGGTTATGAATCCGCTGATCCCCGAAGACAATCAGTTGCCGGTTTCGTCGAGTCCCAGCGCCTGAATTTTATCGGATGAACGCTGAAGGTACAAGGTGGTGTCTTTGTAACCCATGTCCTCGAGATTACTGAGCAGTTCGTATGCCTTCATGTAATCTTTCTTTTCATAGGCTTCCACGCCCTTGCGGTACAACGCTTCCTTGTCCTCCGATTTAACCGGTTTGCTCACCGGCCTTTGAAGAGAGGCCAGGCCTTTCAGCGCCTGCTCATTGGTCGGATCGAAGGCTAGAACCCGGTTATAACTTCTTTTTGCAGCCACCTGATCACCTGATGCGGCCGATTTCCGGGCCAGATCCAGATTGGTTTGCAACCGTTTCTGAATTTCAGTCGAATTCGAATCGAGGAAAGCCTTCGCTTCAGCATTTCCCGGTTCAAGCAGCAGAACCTGTTTGTAATACCCGGCTGCTGTGAAAATGTTTTTCTTTTCCCGCGCCTTAACTGCCAGTTCGAGCCGTTCAGTGCGGTAAGATTCCACAAACTCATTGGCTTCCACCAGTTTCAGCCGCGCAGCATCATGTCCCAGGTTCTCAAAAATCCATTTCCATTCTTCAGTCGCCTGCCTGATCAGACCTGCATCGAGTTTTTGTTTCCCTTCTGCAAATCGTTTGCCTGCCCGTTCCATCGAAACGGCAATTTTCTGTTCACGGGTGAACTGCTTTCCCCATTGTTCATCCAGAGAGGAACACCCGGTTCCCGCAAAACCGATCAGAACAACCAGAGAAAAAAGACCATTAATTTTGTTCATGCTGCACCTTGTAAAGAACAAGTTGTTCTTTTTTGTTTTTCATCGGAACCGAAAACGGTTCTCCCAACCGGAAGGCGGTCACGTCGATTGATTTCCTGACCACTTCCGAAATTAATATTTCACCGGCTGCCGCAGCCGAGCACATTCTGGCACTGGTATTGACGGTATCACCAATCGAGGTATAATCCATCCG
Coding sequences:
- the mltG gene encoding endolytic transglycosylase MltG — encoded protein: MIRPLLWVAGAGLVLGITGFFLLTGPVNMTGKSTPEEAYFRIEKGMTLRQVARDLYRQGYIRHAQAFVIAARLTGRTEDIRAGFYTIPDNLTVLDLLNRFAEGEVITRQVTIPEGLTARRMAGLLKKRLGIDSLEFMQLFSDRDLLKRYGIPAPTFEGYLLPETHEYQLGVSASEVFTSLVEAALKVWEDSTLTEALTRMKITRHQALTMASIVEGEARLPHERTIISGLYWNRIKRNMQLQADPTIQYLIKNGPRRVLYKDLEVDSPYNTYKYRGLPPGPVNNPGRDAIVAALNPDRHDFIFMVADGHGGHVFTRTLSEHAVAKDRYDKIMAPRRKELRKKQ
- the pheA gene encoding chorismate mutase, which gives rise to MSSDEMDALRQQIDELDRQLVRILNERAQLANQIGEVKKRLKLPVYNPQRETEVMKNVTGHNPGPLPEDAIRRLFERIIDETRRLEREHVEKAKEDRS
- a CDS encoding tryptophan synthase subunit alpha, with protein sequence MKRLTSNFSTAEKVVIPYITPDYPVKGTTELLIAGLERQGVRIIELGIPFSDPLADGPTIQQSSMVALANGVNLDRVLELARWTYENTKIAVVLMGYVNPILRMGTRLFFEKAAAANVQGLIIPDIPQDEAEPFLKLADEFGLAMIFLVAPTTRPERISKISEASHLFSYCVSMNGVTGNQVLDAGFMKTTLNQVRQHHPKPFVVGFGIRSAQDVRAVLSEAKGAVIGSALIKELGAETTAEKAAQRGLNWFAPLAGVANEF
- the tsaD gene encoding tRNA (adenosine(37)-N6)-threonylcarbamoyltransferase complex transferase subunit TsaD, translated to MKIILGVESSCDETSVAVVDGGRILSNVISSQWMHRQFGGVVPEISARAHLRLMPELIRAALDESGVTLQQLDAIAVTEGPGLMGPLLVGVSMAKSLAFSLGIPVIPVNHIESHLYASFPGNEPPPFPFIGLIVSGGHTSLVVAREGFRYELLGQTRDDAAGEAFDKIAKVLGLGYPGGPVVDRLAVTGSSDWVTFPRPMINSDDFDFSFSGLKTAVIQYLKSNQETARQHLPDLCASVQAAITSVLVSKTLKAVRETGIKTVVVAGGVSANSELRKRFSDAEKQHHLRLYLPTPLLSTDNAAMVALLALMKGPAFAAPHYQLTPKPTLAIH
- a CDS encoding alkane 1-monooxygenase gives rise to the protein MVLSVLRPIRYFLVFSVPALAGWSFFQAGILTLIPVFYAFGFIPLIELGMKPDTTNHRPDDEPLLTGRKLYTWALYLVVPVQVGLMILFLYQITQADSALSWIGHTLSMGLLCGIFGINVAHELGHRTRVFDQVMAGILLATSLYMHFTLEHNRGHHRRVATPADPATARKNETVFRFWIRSVTGNWLSAWNLEKRRLEKSGEPVLSAQNQMIRSLMIQTGLLVMVGAAWGWEGLVGFSVAAFVGILLLETVNYIEHYGLLRRQLPDGNWERVRPVHSWNSDHLPGRLLLFELSRHSDHHYLASRPYQILRHFDESPQLPTGYPGMMLLSLVPPLWFRVMNPLIPEDNQLPVSSSPSA